The Ranitomeya variabilis isolate aRanVar5 chromosome 7, aRanVar5.hap1, whole genome shotgun sequence DNA window ttttgcgttttcgttttacaCTCTCTTCCTtcctagagctataacttttatatttctccatcaatatggccatgtgagggcttattttttttgcaggacgagttgtacttttgaacaacaccattggttttaccatgtcgtgtactagaaaacgagacaaaaaattccaagtgcggtgaaattggaaaaaaagtgcagtcccatacttatttttttttggcttttttgttagattaactaactgctaaaactgacctgccattatgattctccaggtcattacgagttcatagacaccaaacatgtctaggttcttttttttatctaattTATAAACACAGTCTAGTATTAAGTGTAATAAAGGAATATATATCTCCAAATATATAATATCTACACCTTCCCAAATAAATTAATTAGGGAAAAGAGAATCCATTCCACCAATAgataatttaaaataaccaatatttaTTTCCAAAATTTAAAGCAATAATAAAAATTCAAGCAGGACTGATGAAAAGTGACAAGTGCAAGTCAATACATCAGATGAAATCAATCCAAGTGGATATAAGCTCATTGGTATAATAATTTATGTTTTAAATATTTCACTAATagtccattatatatatatatatatatatatatatatatatatatatacactagatggtatactagatggtagcccgattctaacgtatcgggtattctagaatatgtatgtagtttatttatgaagattttagaataatacattgaatacacaggattcagctggccgcgaccaattagcgaagcttggttaaaatcccgcgccaatttgcggccggctgcgcatgttgctgattgttcgcggccggccatgtagtatataacagcccacgtagtaaatagcacagccgcgtagtatatagcacagcccatggagtatatagcacagcccacggagtatatagcacattccacggagtatatagcacagcccacggagtatatagcacattccacggagtatatagcacagcccacggagtatatagcacagtccatggagtatatagcacagcccatggagtgtagcacagcccacatagcatataacacagtcacgtagtttataacagctcacgtagcatataacacagctcacgtagtatataacagaccatGCACGAaggacataacacagcccacgtagtgtataacacagcccacgtagtgtataacacaggccacgtagtgtataacacaggccacgtagtatattgcacagcccactcagtatattgcacagcccactaagtatattgcacagcccacctagtatattgcacagcccacgtagtacattgcgcagccacgcaggcacacaccctacacaatggcggcacttgacagcagtggaggacaatgattccagaattcgcggcagactgtgcccatcgctgattggtcgaggccagccgatcagcaaggcgggatttccgagacagacagacaattagacccttagacaacacaatggcggcacttgacaacagtggaggacaatgcccgtcactgattggacgcgggatttccaggacagacagacaattaaacccttagtatatatatatatatatatatatatatatatatatatatatatagtcacaacCAATGATCCCTATGTAAAGTGCATGTGCCAAACAATCACAGGGCTTTTCGTACCTAAAACTATACTAAATCAAAGCGATTGCGCTCACTTAATAGGACAAAAGTGAAAGTAAAGTGCTTTTTGAGTACTTACATAAAGTGCCTAGGAGCTTAaatgagttaaggtaccgtcacactcagcaactttgcaacgagaacgacaacgatctgtgacgttgcagcgtcctggatagcgatctcgttgtgtttgacacgcagcaatgatctggatcccgctgtgccatcgctggtcagagctagaagtccagaactttatttcttcgtcaggtcagcgtgtatcgtcatgtttgacatcaaaagcaacgacgccagcaacgagcatagggggcgtcgcagcgtctcctagtCGGGTAGGCGTGTTACATTACAAAAGGAGACGCCCTCAGCTGCGACGGCCTGGGAGGGAACTTGCAGCAGGAACATTGATAGCTGGGCGTCTCCCTGTGAACGCTGATAGGCCACAGCGGGATCATCTGTAGCTGCGTTCCGAAATATATGACTCTACTCCTTTGCAATCACTTGTGCGTCCTCCGCCACCTACGAGCCTCACGTGAGCGTCCTGTTTGGAAATCCAGAACTCTGCATCATCTTCATTCTCTATCTCTTTCAGCTTATCAACGGTAAGTAATATCTTTGTGCTGTTTGTTTCATCTGCCATGCAGCAATGCTAATTtatgtgtattgtagagtgatgtatactacatctctgcagagatctgtttgagcttgcaagtttgtaaacaaatacgcttttgcactgtagtattggccgttagtggtcattactgggtaacaagcatttggtgatgtggtgtgtagcccttAAGATGTTCATCAACAAAATGCCACCACCAaatttacatttgccatccacaaaatagccaccattagaattaacactttttccatccacaaaatggctgctaacaataggaaaaagcacacggcccatccacaaaatggctgctaacaataggaaaagcacactgcccatccacaaaatggctgctaacaataggaaaaagcacacggcccatccacaaaatggctgccatcagattaagcacatggctctgggccaccattatacggtgatggcccctcacaggatatatttttgtaatacacaactcaaaactcttttctttttattccttttctcttctacccaattttctctatatagactttcagagactttttctcatgccctagcagtagacaacaatccattatcttctaggatacctttttttttttcaagacaatcttctactccaggggctgtaaactccccccttctggcattccacacaacttcataagccttttacattgtttaacatgactcttcccttcacgagccGTTTTGAGCGTTTGCTTTATGGAAAAGTAAACAAATACACTTTTgcactggctggcagccattttgagctttcGCTTTATGAAAAGGTAAACAAATatgcttttgcgctggctggcagccattttgagcgtttACTTTCTTGCTTGCTGTAACTTACCTATTTCTTTCTTTCAGATGTCTGCCAATGACCAGGAGTTTGTTCGGGCACTCATCGAGATGTACCGCTCCCTGCCCTGCTTGTGGAAGATCAAGTCTGCGgattacagcaaccgctacaagaagaaagctgcgtacgagaaactggtggccctctacaagcagcatcatcccactgagacggtggatgaaaacattgtgcggaagaagatccaggctCTCCGCACAGTGTACAAAAAAGAAGTCAACAAGGTTGAAAAGTCCAtgaagtctggggccggaaccgatgacgtctatgtgcccaagttgtggtactatgacctgctggcgttcactcgggaccaggaaatccctcgcctgtgccagaccgtgacaagcctttgtgcgccatctGCTGAAGAGATCCTGCCCGAGTCTCCTGACGAGCATGTaagtaccccctagcttccctgcttgtagcatgccatgtgtcttgtatgtttatgagactgcacggtttccaataataataattcacgtttttcatgtttaatccaccagataataacagttgccacttcctgttcagataagtatgtccaaacagtccttcccttcctttaaatgctgtcttatttcaaaagtcTAACATAAATTTAAATTTTGTGTCTTCCGCACATTCGTACAGTATAGCTGGCAAAAGTAGTTCAGCGCAGCTCTGTAAGCtctgtaacccctgtggtttgctacctagataactgttcctcatagcttcCCACGGACGGGCATAGAAgtgttggggaggtgggggctcCCTAGGGCTGATTTGTTTGTATGTTATTGACTTTTTTTTTCCCTGTACTCGCAGGCGCCTCCTCAACAGCTCCAAACACCGGAAGGCAACGATGAcgagacccctcagtcctccataagCTCGTGTGTCGAGGAGCAGACACGTCCACAGCGCCCATCTCGCAAAAGAAAGGCGACTGCAGGCACACCTGTGGATCTCCTGGCACTGGCCAACAACATAATGACCCAACATGCCACAACCCAGCTCACCGGATTCTCATCCTTCGTTGCGGAACGGTTAAATAGATTGGACATTACCCAGCGAATGCATGCAGAGAGAGTAATGTTCGAGGTTTTGAACGCGGCAGCCGCAGGCAAACTGTCTGAGACAACAACGTTGACCACGCCCACCGTGAGAGAGCTGCTGACCAGGCAGAAGTGCCTGGAGAAGACAGCAGCGCGCCTGCTGGAGGCCGCGACACAGATGTCGCAGCAAGTAAAGCAGCAGGGTCGTACGCTGCGACACCTGTTGGCCCACCGCCGTGGGAGGATTTGAattgtttttccttttttgttttatagttgtaaaaaataaatgttttatattaccgttatgttgtgtgctgatttaattaactagcggagcaggccagggccagccaagccaaggcagacacaaaagagttggtttacctttccatatagtgtgcGCACAAAATGGCAGCCAGCGCAAAAGAGTTTGCTAACtgcatcctaaagtgcctccatcttgtgcgtccgcttgccagatgcacaagatggctgccagagatgttttatacatcatttTACCTAGTACATAGATAAGCATTGCTGCATAGCCATAACTATACACAGATGAAACAAACAACAACTGAAAGATATTTCATACCGTTGATGAGCAAGAAAAGAACGATGAAGACGCCTGCAGTATACTGAGTATGGCGCTCCGGACAGAACGCTCCCGGGAGAAGAGGATCGTAGCTGGCGGAGGGTCATTCCggacaggacgctggaaaggcaGAACGTGAAGACGCAGCTCTCAAAATATATGGAACGACTGAATCGCTGTAGAGTCGCCGTTTATATTCCAggacgtcacatcctgggtgtctcccTGTGGAGAAACACGCCTATCTGGCTACGCTGCAATGCCCCTTTGTGTGTTggatcggtacactccggctgtttggcatggagctaacaaccagcgagaacgataagtaagtcgtcgttacatcactggatcgctcctgcatcgttctggagttgctgtgtttgacgtctctgcagcgacctaaacagtgacgctccagcgatctagtttaggtcggatcgttgtctatattgctgcagcgtcgctgagtgtgacggtacctttagacttaatTAAATGTCACCACCTCATTTAATCAAGTCTACCTCATTCAAGCTCCTAGGCACTTTATGTAAGTACTTAAAAGGCACTTTACTTtcacttattgcattttaattattattattatttattattgttatagcgccatttattccatggcgctttacatgtgaggaggggtatacataataaaaacaagtacaataatcttaaacaatacaagtcataactggtacaggaggagagaagaccctgcccgcgaaggctcacaatctacaagggatgagtgaggatacagtaggtgaggatagagctggtcatgcagcagtttggtcgatcggtggttactgcaggttgtaggcttgtcggaagaggtgagtcttcaggctatttttgaaggtttcgatggtaggtgagagtctgatgtgttgtggtagagggttccagagtagaggtgatacgcaagagaaatcttgtatacgattgtgggaagaggagataagaggggagtagagaaggagatcttgtgaggatcggaggttgcgtgtaggtatgtaccgggagacgaggtcacagatgtatggaggagacaggttgtggatggctttgtacgtcatggttagggttttgtagtggagtctctaggcaatggggagccagtgaagggattgacagaggggagaggccggggaatagcggggggacaggtggattagtggggcagcagagtttagaatagattggaggggtgcgagagtgttagaggggaggccacagagcaggaggttgcagtagtcaaggcgagagatgatgagggtatggactagggtttttgcagattcttggttgaggaatgaatggattcgtgaaatatttttgagttgaagttggcaggaagtggaaagggcttggatatgtggtttgaaggagagatcagcatcaaggattaccccgaggcagcgagcttgtgggactggggagagtgggcagccatttactgtaatggataggttcattgggggggggtcgcgtgagatgggggaaagatgatgaattctgttttgtccatgttaagttttagaaatctagtggagaagaaggatgaaatagtggacagacattgagggattctggttagtagggaggtgatatctggtccagagatgtagatctgtgtgtcatcagcatagaggtgatactgaaagccatgagattctatgagctgtcccaggccaaaggtgtaaatggagaagagcaggggcccaaggactgaaccttgtgggactccgacagatagggggcgaggtgaggaggtggtgtgtgagtgggagatggtgaaggtccggtcagttaggtatgatgagatccaggataggccaagtctgtgatgccaagggatgagagggtctgtaataatagggaatggtccactgtgtcaaaggcagaggacaggtccaggaggaggatagagtaatgtcgcttgctcttggcggttaagaggtcattggtgaccttagttagggcagtttcagtggaatggtgtgaccggaagccagattgtaagcggtcaaagagggagcaagaagagagatgggaggacagttcaaggtagacgtgttgttccagtagtttggaggcataggggagaaatgatataggtcgatagctagatacagaggatgggtcaagagagggctttttgaggataggtgtgatggaggcacgtttaaagcttgaggggaaaacaccagttgttagtgatatgttgaagagatgggttagggttgggatgaagactgtggtgaggtttgcattttaatgcaatgtcgtggcaaccaaaaaaacataattctggcaatcaggttaattctttttgttaccaaatatgtggaggtttgaatttttttattgttttattttgaatggggtgaaataggggttatttaaatttttatatttttttaaattttttttcatattttttaaaacttttttttttacttttgccatgcttcaatagcctcaatgggagcctagaagctggcacaacgcaatcggttctgctacatcggctagttacccgatgtttaccctggttacaagcgaacacatcgctggatcgctgtcacacacaacgatccagcgatgtcagcgggtgatcaagcgacgaaagaaagttccaaacgatctgctacgacgtacgattctcagcgtgatgtctgattgcagtagcgtgtcagacacagcgatatcgtaacgatatcgctagaacgtcacgaatcgtgccgtcgtagtgatcaaaattgcactgtgtgacagtaccctaagactcggcacacatttatcttcGGCTATGCACTTAGCGCTTACACAGGTTTTtatatgtaaatctctgaaatatgtgattcagacagaagccCTTGGGGGATCTCCTTTGGAGATTCGGTTGGAaactccaatgtaagtgctcagcgtagagtgctggataaacttgatcccaaatgttatgtaaaatgttcctaataaaagcttcaacacAATCCACAAAATAAGCAAGTCTCTACTCAGGTCTGTCAGCTGGTAACGAAAATACAGGgaggtacaaaggctctggaaaagtgctatggttCTGTGTAACCCAaatgaaatccagcaaattctgtgctctcaaatccaaatgctcctctccattctgagccccggtGTGTCTAAACAACATTTAGagttgcccatcggaccggaccgcccaccCAGTTGAGTatgatataacctctttttctactctttcaggatacatcgggggcttatctacagcattacagagtagataagcccctgatgacggtggccaCAGCTCATCTTCCAGTTTAGGGGTGACAGGTGGCCTTTAAACCAGATCCCTATAGAGATCAAATTTAAAGATTGATATTATGTTCCATGATCACATTCATACAGGGTTTCATCTACGTTGATAATCTACCCCAGCAACTCTCTTTCTTTTACCTACCAGGTTTATCCCAGGAGTGGGCAGGAAATAACATATCATATTGTTACTTATTGTCATGAATTGATGAAATTGTATTaattaatcctcaacattaacagaaataaactcttgaaatacatcactctgtaatgactctatataatatatgagtttcactttttgtattgaagaacataaATAAATTAAcagtttgatgatattctaattttgtgagaagcacctgtataggaGGCGGAGATATCAGCATCTTTTGGTGGCTCGGGTGGCCCACGAGCTTGTAGTAAAAGCCTCCATCTAGAACATGAATTCTCCTTCTCTATGTgacttattatttatattattactttCACAGATTTGACATCCAGGCAAATATCTGAAGATTATCAAAGCTGAAGCCATAATGGAGAAAGGAAAAAGTGATGTGCGGGATGATGAGTGGTGCAAAGAGGACGTTCCTACAGGTAACTGCCCCAGTGAGGAGTCACCACTAAATAAAGCAGAGAAGAGTCACATTCTCCTCATTCATTGGACCAAACAATTTTAGGCTTGAAGCTATATGTTATGTGTTTTCTCAGCTTTTTAGATAATAGATTCCTCCATTCAGCTAAAATACAGATTATATAGGGCTGACAATGTAATGGCGCAATATGTAATAAGATCGTTGTGTATCTATGATATGGATTTAAGAATAGACTGGGATGATAGATGATTAAAGATACTTGACAAATCTCATTGGCAAAAGTATCTAGTTTAGTGTTTTACATCACATCCATCAGAGTTCTGGTTTCAGGATTAATATATATTCTAAAGAAAGTATTTGATATACTGAACTAGCtggagattaaaaaaataaataaataaataaataactgttTTAAGACAATTGTCTCATAGTCACAGCCAGTAGTAGATTATAACAGAAAGCAGAGAATTGCCTGGGCTTATCCAGCTTTATATTTGGTCTATGGCCATGACTTCCTAATACACGACCATACGGCTCCTCTGTACTGCATGTAGCGGTCAGCGATTGTGTGAGACGGACACCACCTAGTAGTACTGAGCATTTCTCTAGAAATAAGTGACACAATATGAGCAAGTCCTGCACTCTTCACAGGGATGATTGGGTGCCAGTGGTAGATTTGAAGCATTCACTGAACAGATATAATTTCCACAGCACACACCACAGGATGCAATATGGAATCCAGTTGTGCTTTACTATTCTAAAACATTCCAGACCACAGACATAGACATATAATTAGAGATGTTAGTACAGACATTACTTGTACCTAAGTCTGCTGACCGCACTGTCTCTGAAATCTGCCATAGCCATGATGTTTCAGCCAAGCATTCATCTGTTTTCCATGGAGAGAGAAAACAAAGCTGCTCCCATATCATGAATGAGTATTTGCAACAGGTCAATATCTGCCTGTGTAAATTAACCCCTAAAGATAACCTGTCAGCTACAAAAATGCTATTTActtgtacatacagtatatttgtAACCTGTAGATGAATAGTATTTAAAGCATGTTAGGctgtttaagggtaccgtcacacagtgccattttcatcgctacgacggcacgattcatgacgttgcagcgtcgtatgattatcgctccagcgtcgaagactgcggtcacacgttgcaatacacggcgctggagcgataatttcatgacgtatttgcgatgtagaagccgttggttactgtgcgcacatcgtatacaacctgtgtcacacgatgcaatcatgccgccacagcgggacactagacgacgaaagaaagtttcaaacaatctgctacgacgtacgattctcagcggggatccggatcgcagtagcgtgtcagacacaacgatatcgtaacgatatcgctagaacgtcacgaatcgtgccgtcgtagcgatgaaaatggcactgtgtgacggtaccctaactgggaGAGCGGCTACCAGGAGAAATTGAAGTTATATTTTCCTTGCAGCCGTTCGCTTAAAGTCATTGAGGTGTTGCATGAAGCTCTAACGGAGAAAAGTGACTTCTACAGCCCTCTACTACTCCAGAAGAATAGAGTTGAACAGCTGAAAAGGGAATATAATTTCATCAATAAGCAGTGATTGATTGTATAGGAAGGTGATTAGAGCTTATTAGTTTTCATTTTGATGTAGCAATGATGATTTGTTTGTTTATTTCATGACTTTTTCTTTATTAATGCAGAACATCCTCAATTTACACAAAGAGGATGATGTGCTATCGACAACAATCATTTTTATTCTCATAAAATATGTGAACAATGACAAATGTTTTATTATTTGATGTTTGCACTGGCCAATGATTGAGAATGAACATTAGTACAATTTATTCTTTGTGATTATGTAACTTACACTTCAGTCAGTTAATAATAGAACTTTGCTACATACTTTGCAATTtgtatgtaatttatttatttttaattttcttaaTACTTatatttatctaaatataaaatcaTTAAGGTTATTTGACTCAAAAATCAAATCAGTTTTATTCTTGGCAGGTGGCTGTACCAGGAGCTCCAAAAGACATCTCATATCTTCAGCCTTTACAGTAAATGATTGTAGCATTATACTAGACCCATATGAAGAACATACCAACATCTCAGCCATGGATCTTTTTAAAGTACAATGTCCTAATTCATCACAGACTGTTAAACAAAATAGTCACAGAAGAAGTGAGGAAAATAATAAAGCTCAAAcaaggaagaagccattttcatgttcagaatgtgggaaatgttttactaacAAATCtcatcttgttacacatgagagaattcacataggagagaagccattttcatgcttagaatgtgggaaatgtttttctgcaagttcaactcttgttacacatgagagaatccacacagcaaagaagccattttcatgctcagaatgtgaaaaatgcTTTACAAAGAAATCAGCTCTTcttatacatgagagaattcacacaggacagaagttattttcatgttcagaatgttcaAAATGTTTTACTAAAAAATATCTTCTTgtcacacatgagagaattcacacaggggagaagccattttcatgctcagaatgtgggaaatgtttttctgcaaaatcaaatcttgttacacatgaaAGAATCCACACAGGaaagaaaccattttcatgctcagaatgtgaaaaatgttttacagagaaatcaactcTTCGTACacatgagagaactcacacaggagagaagccattttcatgctcagaatgtggaacatgttttacagataaatcccAACTTATTAgacatgagagagttcacacaggagagaaaccattttcatgttcagattgtggcaAATGTTTTTCTCTAAAATCAACtcttgttatacatgagagaattcacagaggtgagaagccattttcatgttcagaatgtggaaaatgttttacagataaatcaactcttgttacacatgagagaattcacacaggcgagaagccattttcatgctcagaatgtggaaaatgttttacagacaaATCAACTCTTgttgcacatgagagaattcacacaggagaaaagccattttcatgttcggaatgtgggaaatgttttactactAAATCAAATCTTATTAAACATGAGAGAATTCATGCAGGATAGAAACCATTTTCAtgctcggaatgtgggaaatgttttactatgAAATCAACTTGTTACACATGAAAAAAATTCACACAGGACAGAAATtactttcatgttcggaatgttcaAAATGTTTTACTAATAAATCccatcttgttacacatgagagaattgacacggggagaaaccattttcatgttcagaatgtgggaaatgtttttctgcaaaatcaactcttgttacacatgagacaaTCCACGCaggaaagaagccattttcatgctcagaatgtggaataTGTTTTATGGATAAATCTCAACTAGTTAgacatgagagagttcacacatgagagaaaccattttcatgttcagattgtggcaATTGTTTTACTCTAAAATCAACTATTGTTATATATGAGAGAATTTACAGAGGTgagaagctattttcatgttcaaaatgtggaaaatgttttacagacaaatcaactcttgttatacatgagagaattcacacaggatagaagccattttcatgttcggaacgtgggaaatgttttaccatgaAATCAACTTGTTACACATgaaaaaattcacacaggagagaagcaattttcatgttcagaatgtgtttTTTTAATCTAAATCTCAACTTATTAGACATCACAGAACTCACATTGGGAAGAAAGCATTGCAACCTTTTAGTGACTAGTTTTTCAAATCTGACGTGTCACTGTTTGTAGTAATAATGATGGAATGTCTCGTATCCCAgttattctgaaaatatttttttccttataTGTTGtgctttattttattaaaaaatgtaataaataaaaatatgcaatgtccaaactttgaatgtttatacCTGTAAACCGTTTAGTTATACCAtataaaaaacccaaaacatttacCTTTTGTATTCCATGTCAATAAGTTTTCAAACATCCTTTTGTTTTGTTAGTATTGTTAAACATTTAGTAGTTTAGTAATTGCAGTTTGGTATTTTTCCTTATTTTAGGGCAATGTGCAAAActcattttttagggacctattcagttttgaagttactttgaggggctaATATATTGGGGATTCCCATAAAAGGATGCTATTTTAACCCTTTTTACCCTTTCACCCACATGCCTGTTTTCCCCTTCCTGAGCAGgccaattttttttcaattctgatcagtgtcactttatgaggtaataactctggaatgcttcaatggatcctactgattctgagtcACACTGACATACAGTTGAGAACATAAGTATTCGATAAACTgccgatttttcaagttttcccttttacaaaaaatggagaggtctgtagtttttatcgtaggtacacttcaactctgagaaacagaatctaaaaataaaaaccacatACACTCCTGATAAACACAATAAATGGCACCACCCTCAATAGCAGAATGACCCTGATAAGTATACACAGGAGTGATTAGCCCCATGTGGGGGAATTGAATGGGTGGTGCCATTTATTGTGTTTATCAGGAGTGTATGAGTGCATACTATGCCATGTTGT harbors:
- the LOC143785893 gene encoding uncharacterized protein LOC143785893; this encodes MYRSLPCLWKIKSADYSNRYKKKAAYEKLVALYKQHHPTETVDENIVRKKIQALRTVYKKEVNKVEKSMKSGAGTDDVYVPKLWYYDLLAFTRDQEIPRLCQTVTSLCAPSAEEILPESPDEHIITVATSCSDKRLLNSSKHRKATMTRPLSPP